The following are encoded in a window of Telmatobacter sp. DSM 110680 genomic DNA:
- a CDS encoding FtsX-like permease family protein has product MADRALSWQRAGAIAWRDLKSAPGKFAFVVLSVAVGVAALVGVRGFSESFRTTLMTEARSLMAGDLSARVFRQPTADESQKLAALEKGIPGSDLTWVTETVSMASVPPDPVPILVTLKAVDPDRYPFYGSAQLEPAMGLQQALNGDSAVVAEEFLIRLNAHVGQTLRLGGKNFKIVAVLSQEPDRISAGAGIGPRVMVSRSSLQSSGLMAPGSRAAQRMLLKLPPTADDTAVRKQVESILPDAQVMDFKEGNPALSQGLDNATAILSLICLVAMVLGAIGVAMAMHAHLEQRMDMLAILKAVGAQSSDLLRIFLLQTMALGLIGALIGVAGGAAVMEALPAVFGKLLPVHTVMHFPWRAVLAGLGTGLLTTLLFCLPPLLDVRTVRPILVLRRLVEQGPSNARDWFGRLWSRRLQIAIAVLVIVALGAIAWALSDSVKVGGWFALLFTVALIVLLVLAAVALRVLKFALNRVRLHLPSSLRHGLANLYRPGNQSAAVLASLGTGVMLILAVYLMQSTLLREIRETASPKLPNVFLIDITSDEVEGVRSFFQHQPGVTAPLDLIAGVQGRFVSFNGKSLDDLKEQHFPRRMLENAELSWADAPPEGDKVTQGKWWTDANAAEVAIGEGTAQRLHLGVGSSVEIAIGGRVHALKVTALYKSDGQHLAARISFMLPSGQLKDEQATWYGGAHVDAKRVPTMERALFAAYPTVTVINIADVLDRIESVVDQITFVVRFLAGFSILAGLMILASSIASARFRRMREAVVLKTLGATRMRIVRTFSVEFSVLGLLAGSVGVIFANILTRVLLRKLEVSFQIDWYATAFTLVGTAILAMGTGWIASFRILGLRPLEVLREE; this is encoded by the coding sequence TGACCGAGGCGCGTTCGCTGATGGCGGGAGACCTCAGTGCACGAGTATTTCGCCAGCCCACAGCCGATGAATCGCAGAAGCTAGCCGCGCTCGAGAAGGGAATTCCTGGGAGCGACTTGACGTGGGTGACGGAGACAGTCTCCATGGCTTCAGTGCCTCCTGATCCAGTGCCAATTCTTGTTACGTTGAAGGCGGTCGATCCCGACCGGTATCCGTTCTACGGTTCTGCGCAGCTAGAACCTGCAATGGGCTTGCAACAGGCCCTGAATGGCGACTCTGCTGTGGTTGCTGAAGAGTTCTTGATCAGGCTCAATGCGCATGTCGGGCAGACTTTGCGGCTGGGTGGGAAGAACTTCAAAATTGTCGCGGTCCTTTCGCAGGAGCCAGACCGGATTTCAGCCGGCGCTGGCATAGGCCCGCGCGTGATGGTATCGCGTTCCTCTCTGCAAAGCTCAGGCCTGATGGCTCCCGGGAGCCGTGCTGCCCAACGTATGTTACTGAAGCTGCCGCCAACCGCAGACGATACGGCTGTGCGCAAACAAGTTGAATCGATTTTGCCCGACGCACAGGTGATGGATTTCAAGGAAGGAAATCCGGCACTGAGCCAGGGGCTCGACAACGCTACTGCAATTCTCAGCCTTATCTGTCTTGTCGCCATGGTGCTTGGCGCGATCGGTGTAGCAATGGCGATGCATGCTCACCTCGAGCAGCGCATGGACATGCTCGCGATCCTCAAGGCAGTGGGGGCACAGTCCTCCGACTTGTTGCGTATTTTTCTTCTACAGACCATGGCGCTCGGGCTCATAGGCGCTTTGATCGGTGTCGCAGGTGGAGCAGCCGTGATGGAGGCCCTACCAGCCGTGTTCGGCAAACTGCTGCCGGTACACACCGTGATGCATTTTCCGTGGCGAGCAGTGCTTGCGGGTCTGGGAACTGGATTGCTTACGACATTGCTGTTTTGTCTTCCACCGCTACTCGATGTCCGCACTGTGAGACCTATTCTGGTCTTGCGCAGGCTGGTAGAGCAAGGGCCTAGTAACGCGCGCGACTGGTTTGGGCGCTTGTGGTCTCGACGCCTGCAGATAGCCATTGCCGTGCTTGTCATCGTGGCCCTTGGAGCAATTGCGTGGGCATTGTCTGATTCAGTAAAGGTTGGTGGCTGGTTCGCACTGCTGTTCACCGTCGCACTAATCGTGCTACTGGTACTGGCTGCAGTGGCTCTGCGCGTGCTGAAATTCGCTCTCAATCGTGTGAGGCTGCATCTGCCGTCTTCATTGCGTCATGGTCTTGCAAATCTCTACAGGCCAGGCAATCAATCAGCCGCCGTCCTTGCCTCACTTGGCACCGGCGTCATGCTCATTCTTGCCGTGTATCTGATGCAGAGCACATTGCTGCGCGAAATCCGTGAGACTGCCTCGCCCAAGTTGCCCAACGTGTTCCTTATCGACATTACCTCTGACGAAGTTGAGGGTGTCAGGTCTTTCTTTCAGCATCAGCCTGGCGTCACTGCGCCGCTCGATTTGATTGCAGGCGTTCAGGGACGCTTCGTCTCTTTCAACGGCAAATCCCTCGATGATTTGAAAGAGCAGCACTTCCCACGGAGAATGCTGGAGAACGCTGAACTGAGCTGGGCAGATGCGCCCCCGGAAGGCGACAAGGTGACCCAGGGTAAATGGTGGACCGATGCGAATGCCGCTGAAGTCGCTATTGGTGAGGGCACGGCACAGCGGCTTCATCTCGGAGTCGGCTCTTCAGTGGAGATCGCGATCGGCGGTCGCGTTCACGCGCTAAAAGTTACCGCTCTTTACAAATCTGACGGACAACATTTGGCCGCGCGGATATCGTTCATGCTTCCTTCCGGCCAGCTCAAGGATGAACAAGCAACATGGTATGGAGGCGCTCACGTCGATGCTAAACGGGTTCCGACGATGGAGAGGGCACTTTTCGCCGCTTATCCAACAGTGACTGTGATCAACATCGCCGACGTGCTCGATCGCATCGAGAGCGTGGTCGACCAGATCACTTTTGTAGTGCGTTTCCTGGCCGGCTTTTCGATTCTTGCTGGACTAATGATCCTCGCATCGAGCATCGCAAGTGCACGTTTCCGACGCATGCGCGAAGCGGTTGTACTGAAAACGTTGGGTGCAACCCGTATGCGCATCGTGCGAACATTCAGTGTCGAATTTTCCGTGCTCGGTCTGCTGGCTGGCTCAGTTGGCGTGATCTTTGCAAATATCCTCACGCGCGTACTATTGCGCAAACTTGAAGTCAGTTTTCAAATCGACTGGTACGCGACAGCTTTTACGCTGGTGGGGACGGCTATCCTTGCAATGGGAACAGGGTGGATTGCGAGCTTCCGTATCCTTGGGCTGCGGCCACTGGAAGTATTGCGCGAAGAATGA